A single region of the Oreochromis niloticus isolate F11D_XX linkage group LG19, O_niloticus_UMD_NMBU, whole genome shotgun sequence genome encodes:
- the slc35g2a gene encoding solute carrier family 35 member G2a yields the protein MESTHLLGGSKKRVKIHPHTVTAKYATHTPYAPQPGVHTHFPQPGDDGYDDAPSFEDFGSFVEETSDRKQLTESRKWPLTLFGSRHNDKDTAHKLQTVGGGEGSEGSAKAAKGSGKGVGEQLASFGEASVSASRLTWVGLLGAALAHGSLIVLTRVASERFSLGPLFLLLVRSIVQLLSLAVPLHRGENPFGPEGYRLRLLCYGIAYSLSLCCAYSSLTFVSPGNATTTWRLATTALSATLAFLLLEERLGLADGITIAAGLCGLGLVLLPAVDETNSDSPTDPAVFWRGAFGWSLSALAGLWMALALVGYRSLKERVGVGTALFTVSWTGCLLAPASLALLQEGWSWPTSVEAWLLVLGLAACSVVAFLGMTHALTRLHPALVSASQSLEIPIAMLLHLAVLPLAPTAPEVVGSVMVILSVGWLVAMKLLPSRVGGRRQREEYEEILDSPIK from the coding sequence ATGGAGTCCACTCACCTCTTGGGTGGCTCTAAGAAGAGAGTAAAGATCCACCCTCACACTGTTACAGCCAAATATGCCACCCACACACCCTATGCCCCCCAGCCTGgagtacacacacactttccccAACCTGGGGATGATGGCTATGACGATGCTCCATCTTTTGAGGACTTTGGCTCATTCGTGGAGGAGACGtcagacaggaaacagctgacagagAGCAGGAAGTGGCCCCTGACTCTTTTTGGCTCACGACACAACGACAAAGATACAGCCCACAAACTTCAAACCGTGGGGGGAGGAGAAGGGAGTGAGGGTAGTGCCAAAGCAGCAAAGGGGTCTGGGAAAGGGGTCGGGGAACAGCTAGCCAGCTTTGGTGAGGCTTCTGTGTCTGCATCTCGACTCACCTGGGTGGGCCTGCTCGGTGCGGCGCTGGCACATGGCAGCTTGATTGTTCTGACCCGAGTGGCCTCCGAACGCTTCAGCCTCGGCCCCCTGTTTCTACTCTTGGTTCGGTCCATTGTACAGCTCCTGTCTCTGGCTGTACCACTGCACAGGGGGGAGAACCCTTTTGGGCCAGAGGGCTATCGACTACGTCTACTCTGTTATGGCATCGCCTACTCCCTCTCCCTTTGTTGCGCCTACTCTTCCTTAACATTCGTCTCTCCTGGAAATGCTACAACAACCTGGCGCCTGGCAACCACAGCGCTATCAGCGACCCTTGCCTTCCTGCTCTTAGAGGAGAGGCTGGGATTGGCTGATGGGATCACCATAGCTGCAGGGCTGTGTGGCTTGGGGCTTGTGTTACTTCCTGCAGTAGATGAGACCAATTCAGATTCGCCAACTGATCCGGCTGTGTTCTGGAGGGGTGCATTTGGATGGTCTCTTTCAGCGCTTGCAGGGCTGTGGATGGCACTAGCGTTGGTTGGGTATcgttccctgaaggagagggTGGGAGTTGGGACTGCTTTGTTCACAGTAAGCTGGACAGGCTGCTTACTTGCCCCAGCCTCTTTGGCCCTGCTACAAGAGGGTTGGTCCTGGCCAACGAGTGTTGAAGCCTGGTTGCTGGTCTTGGGCCTCGCAGCCTGCTCGGTCGTAGCCTTCCTGGGAATGACGCACGCCCTCACCCGACTCCACCCGGCTCTGGTTTCCGCCTCTCAAAGCTTGGAGATACCTATCGCCATGCTCCTGCATCTGGCTGTACTGCCACTGGCTCCCACTGCACCAGAGGTCGTGGGGAGTGTGATGGTCATCCTGAGTGTCGGTTGGCTGGTGGCAATGAAGCTGCTCCCCTCCCGAGTTGGTGGGCGTCGGCAGAGGGAGGAGTATGAGGAGATTCTGGACTCACCCATCAAATAG